The nucleotide window aaaaaatgaaaaaaagaaaagaaaaggtgaaGAGACGCAACGAGAAAAAATATTCGGACACAgatagagatagagagagaTCTGAGTTAAACAACCGAGTCCGAGTCTGAGTCAGAAAGTAATGGTGGAGTTGGAGTAAGTGAAGGCAACATACAGACCGTTAGATCTCCTATTCCATTTTATCACCAACCGTCTGATTATTTTCcttctctatctctctctctctctctctttctctaccTGAAAATTTTTGAACCTGAATCAATCTAAACTTTCATCACCAACTAACTCACTCGATCGCCTCAAATTCGCCTCCTCTCTCAGGTATTTTCTTGTCGTCAGTAATTTCTGTTTGTTTCCTGCGAAAATTGAGgccaagaaaatgagaaaagaaaagaaaatgatcgtttgatttggtttttaaatgctttttttgttaaatttggacttatttgtaatttccttttttagttttaatttttgcagATTTGAGCTCTGTAGAAGCTCAAGTGCATCCTGTGGAGCTCAAAGTCAGGCAATTGAAGTGTGATAAGAGCGTTTGGGAGctgagaaaaggaaagaaagttgAGGAATACGAAGAAGATAACACAGCTTTAGTCTTTTAATTGCAGTTGTGTGAATCTTAACCTTTTGAGACGTTactgatttatttttaagggcTGTTTAAGTTCTTGCAGTTAGATTGATTATAACCCTAATCTTGGTATCGAGGATAGAACTATAGCGGATTTCATTAGAATTAGCTTTTTAGCTTTTTTCATTTGCTTTACAAAAATGGGAGAAATTATCGTTTAGAAGTGAGTTAGAAAGTGAATTGGGGAAAAAAATCAATGGAAGATTTCACCAAATATGTCCATAGTCCTGCTCATTTGGCAGTTGCACGCCGAGACTATGCTTCCTTGAAGCACATTGTTGCTAACCTCCCACGGCTTGCCAAGGCTGGGGAGGTTAATACTGAAGAGGAGTCTGTTGCTGCTGAGCTCCAAGCTGATGCTGTCTCGGCTGTCATTGATCGGCGGGATGTTCCTGGACGTGAAACCCCTTTGCACCTTGCAGTTAGACTGCGGGATCCAATCTCTGCAGAGATTTTGATGGCGGCCGGGGCAGATTGGAGCCTTCAGAATGAGAATGGTTGGAGTGCTTTGCAAGAAGCTGTTTGCTCAAGAGAGGAGTCAATAGCTATGATTATTGCTAGGCATTATCAGCCTTTTGCCTGGGCAAAATGGTGTCGAAGACTTCCACGTATTGTTGCCTCAGCAAATCGTATCCGTGATTTTTACATGGAGATAACTTTTCATTTTGAAAGCTCGGTCATTCCGTTTATTGGTCGCATTGCCCCATCAGATACTTATCGCATTTGGAAGCGTGGATCCAATCTCCGCGCAGATATGACCCTTGCTGGATTTGATGGCTTTCGCATTCAACGGTCGGACCAAACATTTCTCTTTTTAGGAGAGGGCTATACCTCAGAGGATGGTAATGTAACTTTGCCACCTGGTTCTTTGATTGTTCTTTCACATAAGGAGAAAGAAGTCACAAATGCTTTAGAAGGGGCAGGTGCACAGCCAACAGAATCAGAAGTTGCCCATGAAGTGGCCTTGATGTCTCAAACTAATATGTATCGACCTGGCATTGATGTCACTCAGGCTGACCTTGTTCCTCACTTGAATTGGAGGCGACAAGAGAGAACTGAGATGGTTGGAAATTGGAAGGCCAGAGTTTATGATATGCTTCATGTGATGGTTAGTGTGAAGTCAAGGCGGGTTCCGGGTGCTATGACTGATGAAGAACTTTTTGCcgtggaagatgaagaaaggTTGGCAAATGGTGGTGATAATGATGAGTTTGATGATGTATTGACGGCTGAGGAAAGGATACAATTGGATTCTGCACTTCGAACGGGAAACTCGGATGGTCTTTGTGAGGATGATGAACATGGGGTCCCTGGGTCTCAAGAAAATGGTTTGGGAGGCCCCTATGAAAATGGTGAAACTGATACTGCTGCTAAGGAAAAGAAGAGCTGGTTTGGTTGGAGCAAGAAAGGTACCAAGAATAACAGTGATGATCCCGAGGATTCAAAACTCTTGAAGAAATTCTCAAAGTTGGCACCAGAAGGTAGCAACCAGAAGCCAGCTGCTAATCAAAAATCTTCATCTGAATATCCGAGGGAGGATGTGGGTGATTTAAAGAAGGGAAAGGACAAAAgcagcaagaagaaaaagaagaaaggaccCATTGGTGAATCTAAGAATGAGAGCGAATATAAAAAAGGTTTGAGACCTGTCCTCTGGTTGACACCAGATTTTCCTCTAAAAACAGATGAGCTCCTGCCTTTACTTGACATATTAGCCAACAAGGTTAAGGCTGTTAGGAGACTTAGGGAGCTTTTGACCACCAAGCTGCCGCATGGAACATTTCCTGTCAAGGTAACCTGGGATGTATTATCTTTTATGTTTATCTTAAGTATGATAGATTTCGTAATTATCCTCTCGTATGTTTCTCTTGCTGTCTGCTGCTCTTATCACGGCTAACCTGACTGCTTTGTTCCATAAACAagttatatagttttttttatatgcaattATTTACAATTATTACCTTTTTGGGAAGGGCAGTGCTTTATCCCATCTGTTTTTCTGGGTAACAATGTTCAGGATTATTGATAAATAAGCTAAGTGGTTTTAAGATGAGTCTGTTCCtctaaagttgaaaaaaagTTGTCTTGGGACTGGAGACAAATGAATCTGTGCTTGAAGTTATCTTAGATCTGGTAGGTGCTTTAACTTTTAGTTTTGGGGTTGAAAGCTTCTTGTTATGGTTTTAATATGGACTGTGCATTTGGTTTGGGCAAAGCCAGGAGCAACTTCTACTCAGCTGCATGATAAACATCAATCCATATTCATCTCTTTGCTGGAGACCTTTACCTTTTGTTCTCACGAGTCCAGTTACCCAAATGTTAATTTTTGACACAtaaattcgagtttgagctaTTTCTGGATCAGTGTTCCCACATCTTAATTTGTACTCACGTCTGACCAGTGTCCTGGTTGCTACAGGCATTCTGGCCTAGCATTAGATAGATGCTATGAGCAGTTCCTTCTATCATCCTTTGTCACAATACAGTATATGCATGCTTCAAGAGCTATTTAGGTCagtttcaataattatattactgTAGTCAGATGCAAACTTAATGAATGTTGTGACTTCATAGCTCAGGAAGTGGAGTGGGGACCTCTGAATTTGTATCCTCATGCCTAAGAATTGTATTTGCCCAATAAAGCTTGGACCAGTCAGaactatatttttgttggtaGTTAGCTCTGTTTTCGTTTTGGTTGTTAAGATCAAGTCATGTCTTATATTATAGATAATTGATCTGGTTTCAGATAAGCTGCTTTTGGCTTGGTCTGGCTTTGCCTgatgcattaaaaaataatttttatgaacttTGATATCTACTTATGCCTTGTAATGTGTGTGCAAATATTTTAGGAAATCCATGGTAATTGCAGCTAGTTGTAAAAAATTCCTCTCACACATAAAAGTAAAAACTCTGTTTCCTTTTTGGATGGTTATAGTTTCTCTTGTAGGAGAATGCAGTTGCTTATCAGTATTCCATGCTGTGTTTGTCTTTAATTGCTATTTGTATAGTAGATGATGATTGTTTTATATATGATCGTGGAAGTGTGAACTATTGTGCCTGTCTAATGGGTGGTGATCTGTGTTTAAATGCCTGATGTTATGAAGTTGAGTTGTGTTCATGTCATACTAATATAATGCTTCTGGATAATTTTCCATGAAACTGGCATTTACTAAATTGTTGTACTATAAATAcagtttaattgaatttttgttcaTCTTATGCCAATTGTATAACCAGTCCTCTAAAAGAATATATTGCGTTTAATCTTTTGTGCTTTAGACACTCTTTTGAACATTGTGATAATCTTTGATATTCCCTTGTGCAGGTTGCTATCCCTATTGTTCCAACTATTCGGGTCCTTGTTACTTTTACAAAATTTGAGGAGCTGCAGCCACTGGAGGAGTTTTCAACCCCTCTCTCCAGCCCAGCACATTTCCAGGATTCCAAGTCAAAAGAATCAGAAGGATCCTCCTCTTGGATTTCATGGATGAAAGGGAGTCGCAGTGGCCAGTCAAGTGATAGTGATAGTCACCAGTATAAGGATGATATTGATCCTTTCCTGATACCATCTGACTATACCTGGGTTGATGCCAATGAGAAGAAGCGCCGCATGAAAGCCAAGAAAGCCAAGAGCAAGAAACACAGGAAACAGGCAGCGGCAGCGAAAAGTGGCGATGGGGTACATCAGGCAAGTGAAGAAGTGGAAGAATAATCGCATAGGAAATCTCTTTGTACTTTTAAACACAGGTGGTGATAATCGCATAGGAAATCAATATGTACTTTTAAACACAGGTGGTGATAAGAGGCATCAGTTGACTGAAGATGCGAAAGAATAGTTGCACAGGGAATCTCTCTATACAGGTTGTTCGGTTTCAACCCACTTAGCGGGGAAAGGAGGAGCTAAGGCTGCTTCCTGTGCCCATCTGacatttattcttaattttagcaCTGTCTGGCATAGGATTTACCAGATAATGTTTACGCGATCACTTGTTGTATTGTCATGTGATGTGAAATTGGTGAGGAACAGGATCCCCTCGTTTTGTTAATTGTTTGTTTCCATTTTAGTCTCGGTTAGACTGAAAAATGTTGTATCTTAGTCAGTGAACATCAAATTTACAGTTTTGTGTTTGGTATTCCTTTTTCAAGATTGTAGCCAATAATACCCTCTTCTTTTTAGTTTCTTTCAAGGAAAATGAAGAATTTGATTACATAACACATATTTGCTTTTATTTCTGAATTGTTTTCCATGAACAATTTTTTCATACGAGTTGCACCAGTTCTGCCAATTATTCTTATAAGAGAGAATTTATTCTTAGCTGAAGATGGTTTCCAGGAGATACGAAATTGGATATGGTGATTTTAGTTACATATATGTTACATTAGATTGCATGTACAATACAAACAATATACAAGAAGTGTCTACCAACCCACAAACAGATAAAATGATTTCCCATGGTATCAGAGAATTGGCTTCCGCGCTCAACTTGCCTCATAAATCTACCGGAATTCTTACTTCAGCTGAAGAATAGATTAGATTCAGCTTTGAGATGCCAAGTAACCTCCCCACTCCTCAGTACTGTACTGTCATCACAAATGTTTTGGCCAACCACCAAGGGAGGTATTAGGGTTCTTAAGACTTTAGCAGTCTTGAAGAGGTCTGAATCAAATTTCAAACACAGCTGTACAACTCCATGGTTCATATTCATTTCTACCAGAATCGATCCTTATTGACACTCAAATATCCGGCCATTACTTTTCCACCAGTATTCCTCATAC belongs to Mangifera indica cultivar Alphonso chromosome 2, CATAS_Mindica_2.1, whole genome shotgun sequence and includes:
- the LOC123201333 gene encoding uncharacterized protein LOC123201333, which encodes MEDFTKYVHSPAHLAVARRDYASLKHIVANLPRLAKAGEVNTEEESVAAELQADAVSAVIDRRDVPGRETPLHLAVRLRDPISAEILMAAGADWSLQNENGWSALQEAVCSREESIAMIIARHYQPFAWAKWCRRLPRIVASANRIRDFYMEITFHFESSVIPFIGRIAPSDTYRIWKRGSNLRADMTLAGFDGFRIQRSDQTFLFLGEGYTSEDGNVTLPPGSLIVLSHKEKEVTNALEGAGAQPTESEVAHEVALMSQTNMYRPGIDVTQADLVPHLNWRRQERTEMVGNWKARVYDMLHVMVSVKSRRVPGAMTDEELFAVEDEERLANGGDNDEFDDVLTAEERIQLDSALRTGNSDGLCEDDEHGVPGSQENGLGGPYENGETDTAAKEKKSWFGWSKKGTKNNSDDPEDSKLLKKFSKLAPEGSNQKPAANQKSSSEYPREDVGDLKKGKDKSSKKKKKKGPIGESKNESEYKKGLRPVLWLTPDFPLKTDELLPLLDILANKVKAVRRLRELLTTKLPHGTFPVKVAIPIVPTIRVLVTFTKFEELQPLEEFSTPLSSPAHFQDSKSKESEGSSSWISWMKGSRSGQSSDSDSHQYKDDIDPFLIPSDYTWVDANEKKRRMKAKKAKSKKHRKQAAAAKSGDGVHQASEEVEE